One genomic segment of Ipomoea triloba cultivar NCNSP0323 chromosome 9, ASM357664v1 includes these proteins:
- the LOC116028494 gene encoding probable serine/threonine-protein kinase PIX13 encodes MGICWSNSASDDNQSLAATTGHLTSSVGISQAISNTTSSTSTGSAISGSGTSQFSASSGGDEVYPHGQILPHPNLRIFTFAELKAATRNFRSDTMLGEGGFGKVYKGWLDERGTSKSGSGTVIAVKKLNSESMQGYEEWQSEVNFLGCLSHPNLVKLIGYSWDERELLLVYEFMQKGSLENHLFGRGSAVQPLPWEERLKILTGAARGLAFLHTSEKQVIYRDFKASNILLDGSYNAKISDFGLAKLGPSASQSHVTTRVMGTQGYAAPEYVATGHLYVKSDVYGFGVVLVEMLTGLRAIDENRPSGQHNLVDWIKPHLADKRKLKDKMDSRLAGRYPSRAAVQVAQLALSCLGSEPKMRPSMKEVVARLEEIESAKERPKEPRSTSRHHRTTYRYGHHQPLRHRSPLHPRQVANQAYPLPTRA; translated from the exons ATGGGAATTTGCTGGAGTAATTCTGCTTCTGATGATAATCAGAGCCTAGCTGCTACTACTGGCCATCTTACTTCTTCTG TGGGGATTTCACAGGCAATTAGCAACACAACATCATCGACTTCCACTGGCAGCGCTATCTCTGGGAGTGGGACTAGCCAGTTTTCAGCTTCTAGTGGGGGCGATGAAGTCTATCCACATGGTCAGATTTTACCACACCCCAATTTAAGAATCTTCACTTTTGCGGAGCTCAAGGCTGCTACCCGGAACTTCAGAAGTGATACAATGCTTGGAGAAGGTGGTTTTGGTAAGGTTTACAAAGGCTGGCTTGATGAGAGGGGCACCTCAAAGAGTGGTAGTGGAACCGTAATTGCTGTAAAGAAATTGAATTCTGAAAGCATGCAAGGATACGAGGAATGGCAG TCAGAAGTAAATTTTCTGGGATGTCTGTCTCACCCTAATCTTGTCAAGCTCATAGGATACAGTTGGGATGAGAGAGAACTACTCCTTGTATATGAATTTATGCAAAAGGGAAGCTTAGAGAATCACCTTTTCGGGA GAGGTTCTGCTGTTCAGCCACTCCCGTGGGAGGAAAGGCTTAAAATTCTAACAGGAGCAGCTCGAGGTCTGGCTTTCCTACATACGTCAGAGAAACAAGTGATCTATAGGGATTTCAAGGCATCGAACATATTACTTGATGGC TCATACAACGCAAAGATATCAGACTTTGGCTTGGCAAAGCTGGGTCCTTCGGCTAGTCAATCGCACGTGACAACACGGGTAATGGGGACACAGGGCTATGCTGCCCCTGAGTATGTTGCAACAG GGCACTTGTATGTGAAAAGCGACGTATATGGTTTTGGCGTTGTCCTGGTAGAAATGCTTACGGGTTTAAGGGCCATAGATGAAAATCGTCCAAGCGGACAACATAATCTGGTGGATTGGATTAAGCCACATCTAGCAGACAAAAGGAAGTTGAAGGACAAGATGGACTCTCGGTTGGCAGGAAGGTATCCTTCTAGAGCTGCTGTACAGGTAGCACAACTTGCTTTGTCATGCCTGGGATCTGAACCTAAGATGAGACCTTCCATGAAAGAAGTAGTGGCGAGATTAGAAGAAATTGAGAGCGCAAAAGAGAGACCAAAAGAGCCTAGGTCAACTTCCAGGCATCATCGCACAACTTATAGATATGGACATCATCAACCTTTGCGCCATCGCTCTCCTCTTCACCCTAGGCAAGTTGCAAACCAGGCGTATCCACTCCCAACTCGTGCATAG